The Primulina eburnea isolate SZY01 chromosome 6, ASM2296580v1, whole genome shotgun sequence genome contains a region encoding:
- the LOC140833933 gene encoding large ribosomal subunit protein uL2-like, producing MGRVIRSQRKGAGSVFKSHTHHRKGPARFRSLDFGERNGYLKGVITDIIHDPGRGAPLARVTFRHPFRYKHQKELFVAAEGMYTGQFVYCGKKANLIVGNVLPIRSIPEGAVVCNVEHHVGDRGVFARASGDYAVVISHNPDNGTSRIKLPSGAKKIVPSGCRAMIGQVAGGGRTEKPLLKAGNAYHKFRVKRNSWPKVRGVAMNPVEHPHGGGNHQHIGHASTVRRDAPPGQKVGLIAARRTGRLRGQAAATAAKADKT from the exons ATGGGACGGGTGATTCGTTCACAGCGTAAGGGAGCAGGATCCGTGTTCAAGTCCCACACCCACCACCGGAAGGGACCGGCCAGGTTCCGATCACTTGATTTCGGCGAGAGAAATGGGTACTTGAAGGGGGTCATCACCGATATCATCCACGACCCTGGTCGTGGGGCTCCCCTCGCGCGCGTCACCTTCCGCCACCCTTTCCGCTACAAGCACCAGAAGGAGCTTTTCGTAGCCGCCGAGGGCATGTACACCGGACAGTTCGTGTATTGTGGGAAGAAAGCCAACCTCATCGTAGGTAATGTTCTCCCGATAAGATCCATCCCCGAGGGTGCTGTCGTCTGCAACGTCGAACACCACGTTGGTGACCGTGGCGTCTTCGCCAGAGCTTCTGGGGATTATGCTGTCGTCATTTCTCACAACCCAGATAATGGTACCTCTAG GATTAAGCTTCCATCAGGAGCCAAGAAAATCGTGCCTAGTGGTTGTCGTGCTATGATTGGCCAGGTTGCGGGAGGAGGTCGTACTGAGAAACCACTCTTGAAGGCTGGAAATGCATATCACAAATTTCGAGTGAAGAGAAACTCTTGGCCCAAGGTCCGTGGTGTTGCTATGAATCCTGTGGAGCATCCTCATGGTGGTGGTAACCACCAACATATCGGTCATGCCAGTACTGTACGTCGTGATGCTCCTCCTGGGCAGAAGGTTGGTCTTATTGCTGCAAGGAGAACTGGTCGTCTGCGTGGTCAAGCTGCTGCTACAGCCGCCAAAGCAGATAAGACTTAG